taaatcttactttaaaaaactGGTACTAATAGTTCCTATATTGTAGAGCTGGTATAGATATTAGATAGATGAGATATTGAACATAAATACACTTACAAAGTTCCCAACATATAGGGAGTATATAATACACACTAGCTCTTATTAGTTAATATTGTTTGGGAAACTAGATGGTTGCTCATGCTCAAGTAATCCTTTTACTATCTTCATGAGTTCTCCAGTTGAAAAACCCTTCAGAAGGAGTCCTGAATGATGTGCTTGACCTATTATAAGCAAAATCAGGAGGCTGAATGCCTTGAGGCGGCAGTATCCATAGACAgttctgtgatgatggaagcgTTCTCCATCTGCACCATCCAACTCAGTAACCACTAGCCATGTGAAGCTATTGGGCATTTGAAAGTgctgctaaggaaaaaaaatttattaatttaaccctttgcactcggatgtcgagtgtgactcgacacggttagcatcggtagcagctcacagcatgaaaaattatagagattaaaattactctttgaatgtatcaataattcgaaatataaaaaaatccaaataaataaatttgtatgaaaagaaactccagttttttattctactgctgcgctttgtaaaatctggggtatttaaaaaattaaatcccaagtagaataaaggaatcaagaaaaaagcaagtgcaatgggttaattttatttaaacttaaatggACCCATGCCATATTGGATGGTGTTGCCTTAAAGCACATTACCCCCATGCATACCAAAAAACATTATGTAGAAAGTCACTGTGGCCTAGTGGGGCTCTGGATCACATGACCTGGGTCTGACTACCTTTTAGAAGCTAAATTATGTTGGCAAGTAACTCAACCTCCTAGGCCTCAGTTTCAACTTTAGTAATACAAAATTGATAATAGTATCTATTTTGTTGccttatgaggattaaatgaaagtgGTTCCCAAAGTTTCacatgcattagaatcacctggaaggctaaGACACTGATTGCTAGGTTCATCCCCCAAATTTTTAATTCTGTAGGTCTGAGGTAGAGCCAGAGAGTCTGCATTCCCAATGAGTTCTCAGGGGATACTCATGTTGCTGGTCTGGGAACCAAACTTGGAAAAACTAAGTTATGAGACTTCAGGATGGTGCCTGATGCATAGTGAGAACTTGATAGTGTTAACTATTGTTTTATGATAAGCATCTTTATGGTATGCATCAGGAGGGTTTCTGGaagaaaatcacatttattagaaATCTCTAGCCCATTTTCTGATATTCCTTTGATAAATGTTTATGAGGCACCTACAAAGGGCAAGAACACCCCCACCGTGTTCTGAGTGACCAGCTGTGGGTTTGAAGTAGCATTTGTCAGTAGGTGGAGCTACAGAGCACCAAACTACCTGACCATCATTACTACCATCTGAAGTATTTTTCACCATTTCAACTCTTTGCAAAGCACACATAAAAGAACAATTGAAATCACCTTTTGAGGTGAACCACAGATTTCTCTCTGATTCTTCATCTCTATTGGAAAGATTGTGAGGGACCTGTAAATGATAAATGGAAGGGATGTGAAAATAGATCCAGGTTCCAGCCTGGTTCTTTTTGTCAACTTCTTCAGATCACTGGGTGTGATggtaattttgtgtgtcaacttgactgggctaagggatacCCAGCTAGCGGGTAAAGCATTACtctgggtgtgtctatgaggCTGTTTCTGGAACAGACTAGCATTTGAattagactgagtaaagaagatccaccTCATCAATGTGGGCGGGTGTCATCCAATCAGTTGAGGCCCCAAATAGAAGAAACTGGAAGGGCACATTTGCTCCTTTCTTGAGCTGGGACActcaccttctcctgccctggaATTTATTAGTTCCTGCTTCTTTGGCTTTCAGACTCTGGGACTTAGCCTAGTGGCCCCCAGGTTCTTAGGCTTTTGGTCTCGGACTGAGAGTTACATCATTGACTCCCCTGATTCTTCAGCATTTGGCCTTGGACTGAATTTACACTATCAGCTTTCCTGGGTCTtcagcttgcagacagcatatcatgggatttctcagcctccacaactgcGAGCCAATTCCCCTAAGAAATCTGCTCTCATATTGCTCtctatatcctattggttctaaTTCTCTGGAGAATCATGGCTACTATGCTGGACAAGACGGTTAATCCTTATGGGCCAATTTTGGAGTTGTGCACTCAGGTCACTTTCAAAGAATAACAACAGGATGCACACAAATCCAACCTTGCCAGTGCAAACTTTGTTCCTTAGAAGTTATCACAAGTTATCTGTTTTTCTGAGATTCTTTCACAGTACCTTTAGTTCTTTGGAGGAAAGGTGTTGCAGGGAGTAAAAATCACACAGACAATGGTTTGTTCCACCTTTAATTTTGTCACTTTCCAGTATTCATAATCCTTTCAAAGTTTCCtttgaaagggggaaaaaagtcttgTAAGAAATATGCTCAAAGAGGCTCTAACACTATAGATATCCCATTCCAATATAAGATTTAAAAggcaaattgttttcttttcccaccATCCAGGTTAGCTTCAAAAATCCTAAACAGAGTCTTTTAATTTGGATTCTGAGATGCagttttttgtggttttgtggATTTATATCTGTTCTGATACAAGGACCATTCTACTTCTTTCCCTTAAAGAAacatgagccaggcacagtggctcatacctgtaattccagccctttgggagacaggtgggaggattgcttgaggcttggaatttaagaccagcctgggcaacatagcaagaccctatctctataaaaaataaaaaaattagctgggtgtggtggcacacacctgtagttctagctactcgggaggctgaggtggaaagattgcttgagcccaggcattcaaggttacaatgaggtATGACTGGGttactgaactccagcctgggtgacagagcaagaccctgtttcttaaaagaaaaacgaaaagaataaaaacataacttAAAATGCCTTGCTCATCATGGTCTTATTGGCAAAAAATTTACAAGCAATTTCCGTCACAAAATCAATCTTGCTAACAGGTCTTGGTGTGTAAATCTGGATTATCATTTGCAGGTGTGGGAAATGGAAGTACAGAAAAGCTGGATTTTAGGGTGACTTGTTATTACTTAGAGAGACTCAGGTAGAGGTGAGATGAGAAGCTACCACTCATTGGGAATATTTGATTTGTCAGGCCTCACTGCTACTGTAGTCTggtagaatatattttgaaatgtctcTGCAACAAGTACAGAAGAGGGAATTTTTGGACCTGCCTTGGGGATTTTGACTGGAAAAGGTGACCAAGGTTGGCTGAATCCAGATTTAAAGCAAGCAGCTATTGGCTGAATGgttgatataaataaaatcattagttCTAGTCTCATATTTCCAGTACCCACCTTCAAAATCAGAATGTTTGGAATCTCAAAAATGCTGCCTGTCAAGGTTTTGTGCTgatgaaggaaagaaagcacCACTCTTAGGAATAAGGAGTTACAGTTTTACTCTTGGATTTGCTTCTTACTTATTGAGTGATATTCTACAAGCTAATTGTACTCTctaagcctcactttcctcatgtGTAAATTGGCAATAATTCTCCTGTATATTTCACAGGGGGCTGATGAGACTAAACTGAAATGAATGTAAGGAGTGCTTATTAAGAACATAATTCAGGGACTTGGGCTCTTGTACAATAAATAAATCAAGCTGAAATAATGCAACCTCCTTAGAAGATCATATCCCAAATCTCTGAATTAAAGAACAAATACTTGCCACAGGAGTCAGTGTGGTCTCTCAGAAAATAAGTTAAGCAgcttaaatacattaaaaagcagGTATCATCTCAGTGACAAGTGAACTATAAAAATGAACTTATTTTTATGAGCTCTGAATACAAACTGGATCAAATGGCATCTCAAGAATTATAAGTCTAAGACCGCTCCACACTGCTTTCTAAAAGGGTTGGGATAGATAAGTGAGCACTACTCCAGAGAGCACAAATGATACTCTATTTCCCAAATTACTGCTCACCTCAATCACATTTGCGTAGATATATTCAGGCCAATGAGTGTGCCTCAAATAATCAGAGATTCAGCCAGCTatgccttgattttcttttctagccACAGCATTTTGTTCATGAGATTTAGAACATTATTCTATTTGAAAGCTACAAAACATTATTCATCAAATGAAGCCAATAATCAGCTACACCAAATCAAATGTCCcaaaaccataattttttttttttttgcttctgaagAAAGCGGCCTTTATCGAAGTGCACAGACTGGAAGACACGAAAGCCTTTTTGTGATTAGTGGAAACTTCCTATAAAAACCCCACCAATTTCTTCACCTCCTGGCACACAGGGTATGCTAGTTCTCTGGCTTTTGCAGACCCAACTTGTAAAACCTTCTCTAAGTGGCCCTTGTCCATCTTCAGCTTTTCAATTTCGCTCTTAACTGGGGCAAATTTCTCAATCACGGCATCCGCCACCACCAGCTTGTAGCGCGCAGTGTCCAGACCCGCGCTGCGGCGGACCACCTCCTCCACGGACAGCCCGGTCACCGCCGCGTGGATGGCGACCACGTTGGAGACGCCCGCGCGGCCGGCCGGGTCGTAGGTGACCTGCGAGGTGCAGTCCGTCACCGCCTTGCGGAATTTCTGCACGATCTCCTCGGGGCTGTCTGTTATTCTGACGGTAGCCAGTTTGTCCGGGTCTGATTTCGACATTTTGGCAGAAGGGTCACGGAGGGATTTCACCTTCTTCATCGATGCTAAGTAAAAACACCGACACACGCATGCCAAAAGcaaaaaaacgaaacaaaacagacaaatcaCCAGGAATGTTACTGTCTGGAGATCTTTAAAATGCCCAACAATGCCAAACgactattatttttctctgagtatACAGACAGCAAATACTTAGTGTGAAAATTTCAAGCAATTTATATATGCATGGAAGTAAAGGTCATTTGAAATATGTGATAATATGTTAACACTGTTGATATTTTCAGCATCTTTTAATACATATatccatataaaaatgtataatcttACACAACGAAAATTGTGTCAGCGTATGTTTTTGCTGTGTGCACCTTTTTAGAAAGTACTGtttatttcttccctcctcctctttttcctctctttttttccctagtAGTTAATCACCCCCTGTCTACAACCCCTGCCCTTCCTGTCCCCCCCAACTGATTTTAATAATCTGTGGCAATCCTTCCATTCTTTACCCAgaattatataagtaatataccaacacacacacatacacacacatgtgcacatgcacaacTTGTTTATTGCTCTGACAGAATCAAGATGTTAAGCTGTGCTACAAATCGGTGTTATAAATAACTACCTATTTTATGGCTATTACAGAAgcatataaaattgaaataggTAAAACAGTAATAGgctaaaacattaaaatattacttattgcTAAAAGAAGGTTGATTTCAATGCATGGGGTGCCCTGAATTTATGTGTGTGAGCTGTTGGAATAACTTAGAAATTTATATCTGCCTTACATTTCTAAATTGATATTAGGCACACATTACACTCCTTTACAATGCTGTCAGCTTAATAAAGATGGACAGTAGTTAAGACATAAGATTTGCAATCGTAAGTTTGTTACTTACTTAGAATGGACTTGGGCACTGGAAAGAACTCCCCATACTTTTTGTTGAAACCTTGTGCTAGATCTTGAGCTAGTTCCATGTGCTGGACTTGATCCTCACCGACAGGAACGTGTGTGGATCtttaataaaagacagaaaaatgtagAAA
This region of Microcebus murinus isolate Inina chromosome 2, M.murinus_Inina_mat1.0, whole genome shotgun sequence genomic DNA includes:
- the WARS2 gene encoding tryptophan--tRNA ligase, mitochondrial isoform X1, encoding MALHSTRKARGCWSFIRALHKGHKAAPVLQEDSVKRVFSGIQPTGIPHLGNYLGAIESWVRLQDEYHSVLYSIVDLHSLTVPQDPTILRQSILDMTAALLACGINPEKSILFQQSQVPEHTQLSWILSCMVRLPRLQHLHQWKAKTAQQKHDGTVGLLTYPVLQAADILLYKSTHVPVGEDQVQHMELAQDLAQGFNKKYGEFFPVPKSILTSMKKVKSLRDPSAKMSKSDPDKLATVRITDSPEEIVQKFRKAVTDCTSQVTYDPAGRAGVSNVVAIHAAVTGLSVEEVVRRSAGLDTARYKLVVADAVIEKFAPVKSEIEKLKMDKGHLEKVLQVGSAKARELAYPVCQEVKKLVGFL
- the WARS2 gene encoding tryptophan--tRNA ligase, mitochondrial isoform X2; its protein translation is MTAALLACGINPEKSILFQQSQVPEHTQLSWILSCMVRLPRLQHLHQWKAKTAQQKHDGTVGLLTYPVLQAADILLYKSTHVPVGEDQVQHMELAQDLAQGFNKKYGEFFPVPKSILTSMKKVKSLRDPSAKMSKSDPDKLATVRITDSPEEIVQKFRKAVTDCTSQVTYDPAGRAGVSNVVAIHAAVTGLSVEEVVRRSAGLDTARYKLVVADAVIEKFAPVKSEIEKLKMDKGHLEKVLQVGSAKARELAYPVCQEVKKLVGFL